The DNA sequence GAAGACGTGGGGACGGCTGGACAGCTGTCCGAAGAAGAAGCAGAAACATCTGATAGTGCGTCTAAAAAAGATAAAGATAACAAAAATTCACCAGACGATGACGACGGCATGTATTTTGCCAAATAGCCCTTGAATTGGGAAAAACTCAATTTGCCCGAAAAAAGGCAAAAATATTGCTTTGGCGAGAATATCTAAATATCACTTAGAGACTAAACAAGCCGAGAAGGGTTAGTAAAAATTAAAAAATACAAAAATTGTCTAAAATGGATTTTTGAAAAAGGGTGTGGCAAATTTTATTCCGCTATTAAAAATATAGAGGCTTGCCAAACAAAATCTAAATGACTTGGCCACGAAAAATCCTTTTTAAACAGAAACGGACTATGGCCTGCCCCAAAAAGCCAAATAAAAAAAGACTAATAAAGCAAAAATAACCCGACATTGACACTAACCTTAATTTTGCTATAATAAAAATAGGTTTCTTAACCTATTTTTATTATATATAATCTTATATGTACATATCCTGGCTAGGACAATCCTGCTTTAAGATCCAAGACAAAACAACTCCGGATGGCGTAACTTTAGTCACCGACCCTTTTGACAAATCCATCGGCTTAAAAGTGCCTAACTTTGAGGCGGATATTGTTACTGTCAGCCATAACCATCAGGATCATAATAATACAAGCGCTCTGCGCGGCAATCCTTTTATAATTGACAGCGCCGGCGAATACGATCGGAAGGGAGTAATGATTGAGGGCGTAGAGTCCTATCATGACGACAAGGGAGGGGCTAAGCAGGGAAAAAATATAATGTATCGGATTGAAATTGACGATATTACCATAGTCCATCTCGGGGATTTGGGCCATATTCTTGATAACAAACAATTGGAAAAAGTGGGCGGAGCCGATATTTTGTTAATCCCTGTGGGCGGCACTTACACTTTAGACGCCAAAAATGCGGTGGAAGTCGTTTCCCAAATTGAGCCGCGAATAGTTATCCCGATGCATTACAAAACTAAGGATTTAAAAATAAGCCTTGACGGAGTTGATAAGTTCATTAAAGAATTGGGGCTTAAACCGACGATTGAAGAAAAATTAAAAATCAGTAAAAGAGATCTGCCGGCCGAAGATATGGAGCTGGTGATCCTTAACTTGTGATATGGGCAACAAAAAGAAAATTCTCGTCGTGGAAGACGACCAAATGATTTGTTCAATGTACAGAACCAAATTTGAGGCTGACGGCTTTGCCTGTCTGGTGGCTAACGACGGGCAAATTGGCTTAGAGACCGCCAGGAAAGAAAAACCGGATCTTATAATGCTTGACGTGATTCTGCCCCAATTAGACGGCTTTTCCGTCCTGAAAGAACTAAAAGCCGACAGCAAAACAAAAAACATACCCATTATTATGCTCACTAACTTGGGCACGAATGAAGATAAGACCAAGGGGGAAAAACTAGGAGCGGCCGATTACTGGGTTAAAGCCAGTTTGACCCCGGCCGAAATCAGCAAAAAAATTAAAGAGCATCTGAAATAAACCAAATAATAAAATAATAAAATAACATAAAAAACGGAACTACTTATTTTATTATTTTATTATTTTATTTTTAAAAACATGAAAAACTACGAACAAGACTTTCCTTTAGAGTTATCCAAAACTAAAG is a window from the Patescibacteria group bacterium genome containing:
- a CDS encoding response regulator, which encodes MGNKKKILVVEDDQMICSMYRTKFEADGFACLVANDGQIGLETARKEKPDLIMLDVILPQLDGFSVLKELKADSKTKNIPIIMLTNLGTNEDKTKGEKLGAADYWVKASLTPAEISKKIKEHLK
- a CDS encoding MBL fold metallo-hydrolase, encoding MYISWLGQSCFKIQDKTTPDGVTLVTDPFDKSIGLKVPNFEADIVTVSHNHQDHNNTSALRGNPFIIDSAGEYDRKGVMIEGVESYHDDKGGAKQGKNIMYRIEIDDITIVHLGDLGHILDNKQLEKVGGADILLIPVGGTYTLDAKNAVEVVSQIEPRIVIPMHYKTKDLKISLDGVDKFIKELGLKPTIEEKLKISKRDLPAEDMELVILNL